One segment of Thunnus thynnus chromosome 19, fThuThy2.1, whole genome shotgun sequence DNA contains the following:
- the LOC137170779 gene encoding septin-7-like: MATFKKYEDIISKDSLISSGSPAVYQLRPKEEKFGTLTRKTVGEKNLNKTNKTILLVGETGAGKSTLINALVNYTMGVKFDENIWFEIVEDEKRSQSESQTSDVMVYKIFGFEDKTLPFSLTVIDTPGYGDTKGNEHDVIISQRLFDLFRSEDGVHEIDAVGLVLQASVNRLSDRLKYVFDSVTSLFGKDIEKNIVALITHSDGITPDDALKALEAANIKCAKDEEDQPVHFLFNNRQTTQRTKKTKVALENAWRVTETGAEEFKEFLEKSKPQKLITTVEVMNARIRITACIQNLQDRIQLTELKQNEIQQTQKALKEHEQEMKKNKEFTVEVDEVYKDKVSIDGGRWGWVFYEAAVTCNICEENCHYPGCTMAWSPKHCEVMKDGHCTVCTGKCPAKDHVKEKWIYVNKTRKVKKTEQLVKQKYEKNKVDREQKMSLLENLQTEMEKLKAEKIQLLDEVYQHVDHLDRIALNVDSLSTYVHLDYLIETMNERDKGKVQKLKEMAGRVDERTRAGLRYMYGALTAVGKAVKDAVM; this comes from the exons ATGGCAACGTT TAAGAAATATGAGGACATCATCTCCAAAGATTCTCTGATCTCTTCAGGATCTCCTGCTGTCTACCAGCTGAGACCAAAGGAAGAGAAGTTTGGAACTCtgacaagaaaaactgttggtgagaaaaacctgaacaagacaaacaaaaccatcTTACTTGTAGGTGAAACAGGAGCAGGAAAATCTACTCTGATCAACGCTCTGGTCAACTACACCATGGGAGTGAAGTTTGATGAAAACATCTGGTTTGAGATCGTAGAAGACGAGAAGAGAAGTCAGTCAGAGAGTCAGACATCAGATGTGATGGTGTACAAGATCTTTGGTTTTGAAGATAAAACTCTGCCCTTCTCTCTGACCGTCATCGATACTCCTGGATACGGAGACACCAAAGGGAATgaacatgatgtcatcatcagtCAAAGATTATTTGACTTGTTTCGTTCAGAAGATGGAGTTCATGAAATTGATGCAGTGGGTCTGGTGCTGCAGGCGAGTGTGAATCGACTGAGTGACCGACTGAAGTACGTCTTTGATTCAGTGACGTCTCTGTTTGGAAAAGACATTGAGAAGAACATCGTCGCTCTCATCACACACTCAGATGGAATAACACCTGATGATGCTCTGAAAGCTCTTGaagctgcaaacattaaatgtgCCAAAGATGAGGAGGATCAGCccgttcacttcctgtttaataaCCGTCAGACcacacagagaacaaagaaaacaaaggttGCTTTAGAGAACGCATGGAGGGTAACAGAGACAGGAGCAGAAGAATTCAAAGAATTCCTGGAAAAATCTAAACCTCAAAAGCTGATAACAACAGTTGAAGTGATGAACGCACGCATCAGAATAACAGCCTGCATCCAAAACCTGCAAGACAGAATCCAGCTGACTGAACTAAAACAGAACGAGATCCAACAGACTCAAAAAGCTCTGAAGGAACATGaacaagagatgaagaagaataaAGAGTTCACTGTAGAAGTTGATGAGGTCTACAAAGATAAAGTTTCTATTGAtggagggaggtgggggtgggttttttatgaagcAGCTGTCACCTGTAACATCTGTGAAGAGAACTGTCACTATCCTGGATGCACAATGGCCTGGAGTCCAAAACACTGTGAGGTCATGAAAGATGGTCACTGTACAGTTTGTACAGGGAAGTGTCCTGCAAAAGAtcatgtgaaagaaaagtggATCTATGTGAACAAGACCAGGAAAGTTAAGAAGACTGAACAACTTGTGAAACAGAAGTATGAAAAGAATAAGGTAGATCGTGAACAGAAGATGAGCCTTCTGGAAAATCTTcaaacagagatggaaaaactgaaagcagAGAAGATTCAGCTGCTGGATGAGGTCTACCAACATGTGGACCATCTAGACCGGATCGCCCTGAATGTTGACTCACTGTCTACTTATGTCCACTTAGACTACCTGATTGAGACGATgaatgagagagacaaaggaAAGGTCCAGAAACTGAAAGAGATGGCAGGTCGAGTGGATGAAAGAACCAGAGCAGGGCTTCGGTACATGTATGGTGCACTAACAGCAGTTGGTAAAGCAGTTAAAGATGCAGTGATGTAG